From Spirosoma aerolatum, one genomic window encodes:
- a CDS encoding enolase C-terminal domain-like protein: MPYQTGPRIKDIQITPIAIVDPPLLNAAGLHAPYALRTIVELVTDDGISGISEIPGNKDIDAALADSCDLLIGKDVFQLAEIRQALVSRFGTETTAQRGETPWDQRKLVHIFSAIEVACLDIIGKVTNRPVVDLLGGKLRDRVPFSAYLFYKYEGAGGEFGFGLDPSAQGWEAARQAAALDPAGIVAQAKAMCAEFGFQSIKLKGGVFEPQQEVDAMFALYEAFGPNVPLRVDPNAIWTVETSIKYGRMMEPILEYLEDPTRGQANMAEVRKALKTPLATNMCTTSFEDIPNSIAIGSEDIILSDHHFWGGLRSSMMLSSICETFGRGLSMHSNSHLGISLAAMVHLGAALPKVPYALDTHYPWQSDEVIMGGRIRFEEGSVAVPEGPGLGVELDRAALAKLHQNYLSCGLTKRDDEIEMQKVQPGWTFQSVRW, translated from the coding sequence ATGCCCTATCAAACAGGCCCCCGAATTAAAGACATTCAGATTACTCCCATTGCCATCGTCGATCCGCCACTGTTAAATGCCGCTGGCCTTCACGCGCCCTATGCATTGCGAACCATTGTCGAGCTGGTTACAGACGATGGTATTTCCGGTATCAGCGAAATACCGGGCAATAAAGACATTGATGCCGCTCTGGCCGATTCCTGCGATCTACTGATTGGTAAAGATGTATTCCAACTGGCCGAAATCCGTCAGGCTTTGGTCAGTCGGTTTGGTACCGAAACAACCGCACAGCGGGGCGAAACCCCCTGGGATCAGCGAAAGCTCGTGCACATTTTCAGTGCTATCGAAGTAGCCTGTCTCGACATAATCGGCAAAGTAACCAATCGGCCGGTGGTTGATCTGCTGGGTGGCAAACTGCGGGATCGGGTTCCGTTTTCAGCCTATCTGTTTTACAAGTATGAAGGGGCAGGGGGCGAATTCGGGTTTGGGCTCGACCCATCGGCACAGGGTTGGGAGGCTGCCCGGCAGGCTGCGGCTCTTGATCCGGCGGGTATTGTCGCCCAGGCTAAAGCCATGTGTGCTGAGTTTGGTTTTCAGTCGATCAAATTGAAAGGTGGCGTATTTGAACCCCAGCAGGAGGTCGATGCGATGTTTGCCTTGTACGAAGCTTTCGGACCCAATGTTCCGTTGCGGGTTGATCCGAATGCGATCTGGACCGTTGAAACATCCATAAAATACGGCCGGATGATGGAGCCCATCCTGGAATACCTGGAAGATCCAACGCGGGGGCAGGCTAATATGGCTGAGGTGCGAAAAGCCCTGAAAACGCCGTTGGCAACGAACATGTGCACCACCTCGTTTGAGGATATTCCGAACAGTATTGCGATTGGCTCTGAGGATATTATCCTGAGCGATCACCATTTCTGGGGTGGACTTCGGTCGTCCATGATGCTCTCGTCCATTTGCGAAACCTTCGGTCGGGGCTTGTCGATGCATTCCAATAGCCATCTCGGTATTTCCCTGGCGGCTATGGTGCACCTGGGAGCGGCTCTGCCTAAAGTTCCTTACGCACTTGATACGCATTATCCCTGGCAATCGGACGAGGTGATTATGGGCGGTCGTATCCGATTCGAGGAAGGTAGTGTAGCCGTACCGGAAGGCCCCGGATTAGGTGTTGAACTAGACCGTGCGGCACTGGCTAAACTGCATCAGAATTACCTATCCTGTGGTCTGACCAAACGGGATGACGAAATCGAAATGCAGAAAGTGCAGCCCGGCTGGACCTTTCAATCCGTCAGGTGGTGA
- a CDS encoding mannonate dehydratase, with protein MNRQHFIRVMTVGAVSPAALVSKSAQAESLRKPKKVLMKVGCQSGGTTKENLEFKARHGVYNLDGGAPKTIPGKGWDLADSLIKKEACEKYGISLDAYHFPLESSGIDRAQYPNIMLGKSPERDREIEILQQMIEVAGKTGIKVLNYNTTILPVLRTGKTLDPKRGNAEYSTWNYEAALNRNDPKTIAGDVSIEQMFERITYLLDRLLPVAKQYKVKLANHIADPPTPAGYRGITRWNSPNVFEGIQRFAKLYDSEYHGFNFCIGSIAEGLNDPKNEIIPIIKWVGERNQIFNVHLRNIKGGWNNFQEVYPDNGDMNFLHVVRALRDVGYSGMVMPDHVPIHADPASSLQAFAFCYGYIKGLIQTVADDM; from the coding sequence ATGAATCGTCAGCATTTTATTCGGGTTATGACCGTAGGAGCGGTGAGCCCGGCAGCATTGGTCTCTAAATCAGCACAGGCTGAGTCGCTACGAAAACCGAAGAAGGTGTTGATGAAAGTGGGTTGTCAATCAGGAGGCACCACGAAGGAGAATCTGGAATTTAAGGCCCGGCATGGCGTTTATAATCTGGATGGGGGAGCCCCAAAAACGATTCCGGGTAAAGGGTGGGACCTGGCGGATTCACTGATAAAAAAAGAAGCTTGCGAAAAATACGGCATTAGCCTAGACGCCTACCATTTTCCACTCGAATCGTCGGGTATCGACCGCGCCCAATATCCGAATATCATGCTTGGTAAAAGCCCTGAACGAGATCGGGAAATCGAGATTTTGCAGCAGATGATTGAAGTAGCAGGTAAAACGGGTATCAAGGTGCTGAATTATAACACAACGATCCTGCCTGTATTACGAACGGGTAAAACCCTCGATCCGAAGCGGGGTAATGCGGAGTACAGTACCTGGAATTACGAAGCCGCCCTCAACCGAAACGACCCAAAAACCATAGCCGGAGATGTATCGATTGAACAAATGTTCGAGCGCATCACGTATCTGTTGGATCGACTTCTGCCCGTAGCAAAACAGTATAAAGTAAAGCTGGCCAATCACATTGCCGACCCACCTACGCCCGCAGGCTACCGTGGTATTACCCGCTGGAACAGTCCGAACGTATTTGAAGGTATCCAGCGGTTTGCCAAACTGTACGATAGTGAATACCACGGCTTTAATTTCTGCATTGGGTCCATCGCCGAAGGCCTGAACGATCCGAAAAATGAGATTATCCCGATCATCAAATGGGTAGGCGAGCGAAATCAAATCTTCAATGTGCATTTGCGGAACATTAAAGGGGGCTGGAACAACTTTCAGGAAGTGTATCCCGATAATGGCGATATGAATTTCCTGCACGTTGTCAGGGCGTTACGCGATGTTGGGTATTCGGGTATGGTCATGCCCGACCATGTGCCTATACATGCCGATCCGGCCAGTAGTTTACAGGCGTTTGCTTTCTGTTATGGCTACATCAAAGGATTGATTCAGACCGTAGCTGATGATATGTAA
- a CDS encoding 2-hydroxy-3-oxopropionate reductase, with protein sequence MEKIGFIGLGIMGKPMALNLVEAGYPVSVLSQSKAAPDLVAAGAQTYPTSKALAEQSDVIITMLPDSPDVDQVVNGPEGVLAGIQSGALFIDMSTIAPVTARGIYQSMQAKGVEALDAPVSGGQVGAESASLSIMVGGSESAFNRALPLFQAMGKNIVHIGEPGAGQTTKACNQMIVGITIQAVAEAFALASKAGVNLEKMREVLLGGFAQSRILDLHGKRMIDRNFKPGFKVKLHKKDMGIALQTGEEFSVPLKGTALVAEQMENAVNQGNSELDHSSLLLLLEE encoded by the coding sequence ATGGAAAAAATAGGATTTATTGGACTGGGCATTATGGGCAAACCGATGGCCCTGAATTTAGTAGAAGCCGGGTATCCGGTATCGGTTTTGAGCCAGAGTAAAGCTGCTCCGGATTTGGTGGCCGCTGGAGCACAGACGTATCCGACGAGTAAAGCATTGGCTGAGCAGTCCGATGTTATTATCACGATGTTGCCCGATTCGCCCGATGTCGATCAGGTGGTAAATGGACCGGAAGGGGTGCTGGCGGGTATTCAATCGGGTGCTTTGTTTATCGATATGTCGACCATTGCACCGGTTACCGCTCGCGGGATTTATCAATCCATGCAGGCTAAAGGGGTAGAGGCACTGGATGCGCCCGTTTCGGGTGGTCAGGTGGGGGCAGAGTCGGCTTCGTTATCCATTATGGTAGGTGGGAGTGAATCGGCTTTTAATCGGGCGTTGCCGCTGTTTCAGGCGATGGGCAAAAACATCGTTCATATTGGCGAGCCTGGCGCAGGACAAACTACCAAAGCTTGTAATCAGATGATTGTAGGTATTACGATTCAGGCCGTAGCAGAAGCGTTTGCACTGGCGTCGAAAGCGGGGGTTAATCTCGAAAAAATGCGAGAGGTGCTGTTGGGGGGCTTTGCTCAAAGCCGCATTCTCGACTTACACGGTAAACGTATGATCGACCGGAATTTTAAGCCGGGGTTCAAAGTCAAGCTGCATAAAAAAGACATGGGCATCGCGTTGCAAACGGGCGAGGAGTTTTCGGTGCCGCTGAAAGGAACTGCCCTGGTCGCTGAACAGATGGAAAATGCCGTCAATCAGGGTAATAGTGAACTGGACCATAGTTCGTTGCTATTGTTGCTGGAAGAATAG
- a CDS encoding GntP family permease translates to MTDPLLILAVGVVIVVGGIIGLKLHPFLALLLGAFVVALMTPASAIEQFAITKGTAPVAAAALAKKNIGERIATEFGVTCGKIGILIAMAAIIGKCMLESGAAERIIRSMLRITGVERAPIAFLISSFFIGIPVFFDTVIFLMMPLAKAMTLRIGKNYLLLVLCIMAGAAMANSLVPPAPGPLFLVGEMHIPIGMMMIGGTIVGLMTITSGYFFALWANKKWPTPLRDAMDARLEDIKAIAAKEDKQLPGLGVSLLPVLIPLVFICADTALTAMATPGVPFTDSPFLLKLISLIKFFGDKNIAVVSGGIAALLVLARQKKGSKEGLTPFVQAALMSGGGIILITAAGGAFGGMLQQTGISARIADMTKDYQMALIPMAFFIAAVVRTAQGSATVALITASGILSGMASNASLGFHPLYLGLAIGCGSKLVPWMNDAGFWIVCKLSNLTEQEALKTISPLLVVMGLTGLVVIMIAAQLFPLV, encoded by the coding sequence ATGACGGACCCTTTATTGATCTTAGCTGTTGGTGTTGTAATCGTGGTTGGTGGAATCATCGGTCTGAAACTCCATCCTTTTTTAGCCTTGTTATTAGGAGCTTTTGTGGTTGCGTTGATGACGCCAGCGTCGGCTATTGAACAGTTTGCCATTACCAAAGGGACTGCTCCGGTCGCTGCAGCAGCCCTGGCGAAAAAAAATATTGGCGAACGTATAGCCACTGAGTTCGGCGTTACCTGTGGTAAAATCGGAATACTGATTGCCATGGCCGCTATTATTGGCAAATGTATGCTCGAAAGCGGAGCCGCCGAACGAATTATTCGATCAATGCTTCGAATCACAGGTGTTGAACGGGCGCCCATTGCCTTTTTGATAAGTAGTTTCTTTATCGGCATCCCCGTATTTTTTGACACGGTCATCTTCCTGATGATGCCACTGGCTAAGGCTATGACTTTGCGAATTGGTAAAAACTACCTGCTGCTGGTGCTTTGTATCATGGCTGGAGCAGCGATGGCCAACTCATTGGTGCCGCCAGCGCCAGGGCCTTTGTTTCTGGTCGGTGAAATGCACATTCCAATTGGTATGATGATGATTGGGGGAACTATTGTTGGCTTGATGACCATCACGAGCGGCTATTTTTTCGCCCTATGGGCTAATAAAAAATGGCCCACTCCGCTGCGTGATGCGATGGATGCCCGGCTGGAAGATATTAAAGCCATTGCTGCTAAAGAAGATAAGCAACTGCCTGGCCTAGGGGTGTCGCTGCTACCCGTTCTTATTCCACTCGTTTTTATCTGTGCCGATACCGCCCTCACGGCCATGGCCACACCGGGCGTTCCATTCACCGATTCACCGTTTCTGCTGAAGTTGATAAGCCTGATCAAATTCTTTGGCGATAAAAATATCGCAGTAGTTTCGGGAGGAATTGCTGCTCTGCTGGTATTGGCCCGACAAAAGAAGGGAAGTAAAGAAGGGCTGACTCCCTTTGTGCAGGCAGCGCTGATGAGTGGGGGAGGTATTATCCTGATCACGGCAGCTGGGGGAGCCTTCGGGGGAATGTTACAACAAACGGGTATTAGCGCCCGCATTGCCGATATGACTAAGGACTATCAAATGGCGCTGATTCCGATGGCCTTCTTTATTGCGGCTGTTGTCAGAACGGCGCAGGGGTCGGCAACGGTGGCTTTAATTACGGCTTCGGGTATTCTGTCGGGTATGGCTAGCAATGCCAGTCTGGGCTTTCATCCGCTATACCTGGGTTTAGCCATTGGATGCGGCTCCAAACTAGTGCCCTGGATGAACGATGCAGGATTCTGGATCGTCTGCAAACTTAGCAACCTCACCGAGCAGGAAGCCTTAAAAACAATTTCACCACTGTTGGTCGTCATGGGCCTGACAGGTCTTGTTGTTATTATGATTGCTGCACAACTGTTTCCGCTAGTTTAA
- a CDS encoding HpcH/HpaI aldolase family protein, translating into MKDLKKRLRQGETLNGCWLNLGSSLTAEIVGQAGFDWVLIDLEHGAGSEKDVLYQLQALEHTSAGAIVRVESAESQRIHRVLDMGAEGIMCPKISNPDDARKVVSGLHYPPFGSRGVAKMVRATGFAQQFDQYYHQAQETILGIVQIETVEVLNHLDEVAAIDGVDVLFIGPADLSMELGIFGQFNHPRFIEAVKATVDAAQKVGKATGILFFNPDDYQRYHDLGIRLIACGADATFVADGARNLAKKLDSFRSIYK; encoded by the coding sequence ATGAAAGATTTGAAGAAACGACTTCGCCAGGGAGAAACACTGAACGGATGTTGGTTGAATCTGGGTAGTTCTCTGACTGCGGAGATAGTCGGGCAGGCGGGATTCGACTGGGTACTAATCGATTTGGAACATGGCGCTGGTTCGGAAAAAGATGTTCTGTATCAATTACAGGCACTTGAGCATACATCGGCAGGAGCTATAGTGCGTGTTGAAAGCGCCGAAAGCCAGCGAATTCATCGAGTACTGGACATGGGCGCTGAAGGAATCATGTGCCCTAAAATAAGTAATCCAGACGATGCCCGAAAAGTCGTAAGTGGCTTGCACTACCCACCTTTCGGGAGCCGGGGCGTAGCCAAAATGGTCCGGGCAACGGGATTTGCACAACAATTTGACCAGTACTACCACCAGGCGCAGGAAACCATTCTGGGTATCGTTCAGATTGAAACGGTTGAGGTGCTGAATCACCTTGACGAAGTAGCCGCTATCGACGGGGTAGATGTATTGTTTATTGGCCCGGCCGATCTGTCGATGGAGTTAGGAATCTTCGGTCAGTTCAATCATCCTCGTTTTATAGAAGCTGTCAAAGCTACGGTCGATGCTGCCCAGAAAGTGGGTAAAGCCACCGGTATTCTCTTCTTTAATCCCGACGACTACCAACGCTATCATGATTTAGGTATCCGACTGATTGCCTGCGGAGCCGACGCTACGTTTGTGGCCGACGGTGCCCGAAATCTGGCCAAAAAGCTGGATTCGTTTCGGTCGATTTATAAATAG
- the porG gene encoding type IX secretion system protein PorG, with protein MLQYAINTARLVLVGLFISFTAQAQKFEIGGSLGGMLCKSDVTPALNPRFISPAIGGFLRYNVSRSFSLRFGGAIGKLRGEDRYSSNSFQQARNFSFNTNINELFLDVEYNFLNYKPAPKAKNWTPYVFGGIGVCKFNNDVIRVGGVMTYPLGVGVKYEIKRPWSIGLEFGTRFTRNDYLDALGDLTFGKATTKTTQGNPSLTDSYTYTAITVSYTFYKIVCP; from the coding sequence ATGCTCCAATATGCCATAAATACGGCCCGACTGGTACTAGTCGGGCTTTTTATCAGTTTTACTGCACAGGCTCAGAAGTTCGAAATAGGCGGAAGCCTGGGAGGAATGCTCTGTAAAAGTGACGTAACACCTGCTTTAAATCCGCGATTTATTAGCCCGGCCATAGGCGGATTTTTACGGTATAATGTAAGCCGATCGTTTTCACTGCGGTTCGGTGGAGCTATCGGAAAGCTTCGGGGAGAAGATCGATACAGTAGCAATTCATTTCAACAGGCCCGTAATTTTTCGTTTAATACGAATATTAACGAATTGTTTCTGGATGTAGAATATAATTTCCTCAACTATAAACCCGCACCTAAGGCAAAAAACTGGACTCCTTATGTGTTCGGTGGAATCGGTGTGTGTAAATTTAATAACGACGTTATTCGTGTGGGAGGAGTAATGACCTACCCATTGGGAGTTGGGGTTAAATATGAAATCAAGCGCCCATGGAGTATAGGCCTGGAATTTGGAACCCGATTTACCAGAAACGATTATCTGGATGCGCTGGGAGACCTGACTTTTGGGAAGGCGACTACAAAAACAACACAAGGTAATCCGTCTCTTACGGATAGTTATACCTACACGGCAATTACAGTTAGCTATACGTTTTATAAAATCGTTTGCCCCTAG